A genomic region of Caldicellulosiruptor acetigenus contains the following coding sequences:
- a CDS encoding glycosyltransferase family 4 protein, which translates to MKIGIDGRAAKWYRGSGIGTYTYQLLNYIKKLDKENEYLIIWPDSCETEFVLAQNININLLPQQLDKFWEEIMIKEIILQNDIDIYHVPQNGIGLPLSKKCSYIITLHDIIPFRLPETVGPSYLKIFRDIVPKIVKITDCIITVSEFSKKDICEYFDIDPSKVFVTYLAAEDIYKPLPEDKVKTFLLQKFNIDFPYILYVGGFSPRKNLKRLVKAYSLIKEKIAPISLVIPGKFSRSYEEIKNLVENLNLTSHVHFLSYVDVEYMPYIYNGALLFVYPSLYEGFGLPPLEAMACKVPTIASNTTCLPEVLKDAALYVDPYSEEDIAQKILLVLENVELRNQLAQKGYLLSKSYSWEKTVLNTLKIYQQIFSLKY; encoded by the coding sequence ATGAAAATTGGCATTGATGGTAGAGCTGCTAAATGGTATAGAGGTTCTGGTATTGGCACTTACACTTATCAGCTTTTAAATTATATCAAAAAACTCGACAAAGAAAATGAATATTTAATAATCTGGCCTGATAGCTGCGAGACAGAATTTGTACTTGCACAGAATATAAACATCAACCTTCTTCCTCAGCAGTTAGATAAGTTCTGGGAAGAAATTATGATAAAAGAGATTATACTTCAAAATGATATCGATATATACCATGTCCCTCAAAATGGAATTGGGCTTCCTCTGTCTAAAAAATGCAGCTACATTATTACCCTGCACGATATAATTCCTTTCAGACTTCCTGAGACAGTCGGACCAAGTTATTTAAAGATATTTAGGGATATCGTCCCAAAGATTGTTAAAATAACTGACTGCATTATTACTGTGTCTGAGTTCTCTAAAAAAGATATTTGTGAGTATTTTGATATCGACCCTTCAAAAGTATTTGTAACATATTTAGCAGCAGAAGACATATACAAGCCCTTGCCAGAAGATAAAGTCAAAACCTTTCTTTTGCAAAAATTCAACATTGACTTCCCATACATCCTTTATGTAGGTGGTTTTTCGCCAAGGAAAAATCTCAAAAGATTGGTCAAAGCCTATTCCTTAATAAAAGAAAAAATTGCACCTATTTCCCTTGTAATACCAGGGAAGTTCAGCAGAAGTTATGAAGAAATAAAAAATCTGGTTGAAAATCTCAATCTCACTTCCCACGTGCATTTTCTTTCCTATGTGGATGTAGAATATATGCCATATATATACAACGGTGCTTTGCTTTTTGTATATCCATCGCTGTACGAAGGGTTTGGTCTTCCACCACTTGAGGCAATGGCTTGCAAAGTCCCAACTATAGCAAGCAACACAACTTGCCTGCCTGAAGTTTTAAAGGATGCTGCCCTGTATGTGGACCCTTATTCTGAAGAAGACATCGCTCAAAAAATACTGCTTGTTTTAGAAAATGTAGAGCTGCGAAATCAGCTTGCTCAAAAAGGTTATTTGCTTTCAAAAAGTTATAGCTGGGAAAAAACAGTTTTAAATACATTGAAAATTTACCAGCAAATTTTTTCCTTGAAATATTAA
- a CDS encoding Fur family transcriptional regulator: MKKDQLEEIKDQLKQKGYKLTTQRRIILDSILDNQDKHLSIEEIYKIVKEKMPEIGLATVYRTIMLLNDLKVLNKIDLDDGCSRFELSNSEDSHNHHHLICIKCGKVEEAEDDLLESLEAQIEKEKGFKVVNHIVKFYGICKDCKKE, translated from the coding sequence ATGAAAAAAGATCAGTTGGAAGAAATAAAAGATCAGCTTAAGCAGAAAGGTTATAAACTCACGACACAAAGAAGAATAATATTGGATTCAATTCTTGACAATCAAGACAAACATTTGAGCATTGAGGAGATTTACAAGATAGTAAAAGAGAAGATGCCAGAGATTGGACTTGCAACAGTATACAGGACCATAATGCTTTTGAACGATTTAAAGGTTCTCAACAAAATTGACCTTGACGATGGATGTTCACGTTTTGAACTTTCAAATAGCGAAGATTCCCACAATCATCATCACCTAATATGTATAAAGTGCGGGAAAGTGGAAGAGGCAGAAGATGATTTACTTGAAAGTTTAGAGGCTCAAATAGAAAAAGAAAAAGGATTTAAAGTTGTTAATCACATAGTCAAGTTCTATGGTATATGTAAAGATTGCAAAAAGGAATGA
- the sleB gene encoding spore cortex-lytic enzyme, translated as MRFVKALILFILLSLSVYITADYQHLKFKYALSPIILSYYGSTGPEVIEIQKRLKQWGYYDGPIDGIYGYKTYMAVRYFQAKNGLKVDGIAGSETLRALGIVTTTRSSYSSDLNLLAHLISAEARGEPYVGQVAVGAVVLNRVRHPSFPNSIAGVIYQPGAFESVANGQINLPPTVSAINAARDALNGWDPTGGALYFFNPAKTTNKWIWSRPIVAVIGNHVFAR; from the coding sequence ATGAGATTTGTAAAAGCATTAATATTATTCATACTTTTGAGTTTGAGCGTGTATATCACAGCTGACTATCAACACCTTAAATTCAAATATGCTCTCTCTCCTATTATCCTTTCATACTATGGCTCTACAGGACCAGAGGTTATTGAAATCCAGAAAAGACTCAAACAGTGGGGATATTATGATGGGCCAATTGATGGTATTTATGGATATAAAACATATATGGCTGTAAGATACTTTCAGGCAAAAAATGGTCTTAAAGTAGATGGAATTGCAGGAAGCGAAACTCTCAGGGCACTTGGAATTGTCACAACAACACGTTCATCGTACAGTTCAGACCTCAACCTTCTTGCTCATCTTATCAGTGCAGAAGCACGGGGAGAACCTTACGTTGGACAAGTTGCAGTAGGAGCAGTGGTGCTGAATAGGGTAAGACATCCAAGTTTTCCAAACTCAATAGCAGGTGTGATCTATCAACCAGGTGCTTTTGAGTCTGTAGCAAACGGCCAGATAAACCTTCCCCCAACAGTATCAGCAATAAATGCTGCAAGGGATGCTCTCAACGGATGGGATCCTACAGGCGGTGCTCTTTACTTTTTCAATCCCGCAAAAACTACAAACAAATGGATTTGGAGCAGGCCAATTGTGGCTGTCATAGGTAATCATGTATTTGCAAGGTAA
- a CDS encoding RluA family pseudouridine synthase, protein MTVNFIVDKELAGVKVEKAIKKKYPTIPMSVIFKMLRKGEIIVSFLPAQKGQVLRFGDTVSFEIEDRFLEHKKVEILKVYEDDNIVVIDKPYGIPSHPDSNNEYSVVSWIEDNYSKDELPQLCHRLDRNTAGLMIIAKNRQVLSEMLKYMSRRAIIKKYLCITKKADLPESGVLVHYLKKDSKKSKVYISDFPQDGYSEVVTAYKIVRQKDDLQLVDVEIKTGKTHQIRAQLAHVGLCILGDSKYGDWELNKKYKADMQALCAYYLKFEIGKKGVLRYLDGQKIVKETVEFPVDIEGFSSINVYKERGLEI, encoded by the coding sequence GTGACAGTGAATTTTATTGTTGATAAAGAGCTGGCAGGGGTAAAGGTGGAAAAAGCCATAAAAAAGAAGTATCCCACAATTCCGATGAGCGTAATTTTTAAGATGCTCAGAAAAGGAGAAATTATCGTAAGTTTTCTTCCTGCTCAAAAAGGACAGGTTTTGAGGTTTGGAGACACTGTGAGTTTTGAAATAGAAGATAGATTTTTGGAGCACAAAAAAGTAGAGATTCTTAAAGTGTACGAGGATGACAATATTGTTGTAATTGACAAACCATACGGAATTCCATCACATCCAGATTCGAACAATGAGTACTCTGTTGTCAGCTGGATAGAAGACAATTACTCTAAAGATGAGCTTCCTCAGCTTTGTCACAGGCTTGATAGGAACACAGCAGGACTTATGATCATTGCAAAAAATAGACAAGTTTTAAGCGAGATGTTAAAATATATGAGTAGAAGGGCAATTATAAAGAAGTATTTATGTATAACTAAAAAAGCTGATTTACCAGAAAGTGGAGTGCTTGTTCACTATCTTAAAAAAGATTCAAAAAAGAGCAAGGTATATATTTCTGACTTTCCACAAGATGGCTATTCAGAAGTGGTGACAGCATATAAGATTGTGAGACAAAAAGATGACTTGCAGCTTGTGGATGTTGAAATCAAGACTGGTAAAACCCATCAAATCAGAGCGCAGCTTGCGCACGTTGGACTTTGCATCTTGGGTGACAGCAAGTATGGCGATTGGGAGCTAAATAAAAAGTACAAGGCAGATATGCAGGCCTTGTGTGCTTATTATCTTAAATTTGAGATCGGGAAAAAAGGTGTTTTGAGGTATTTGGATGGTCAAAAGATAGTAAAAGAGACAGTAGAATTCCCGGTTGATATCGAAGGTTTTTCTTCAATAAACGTATATAAAGAAAGAGGGCTGGAGATATGA
- a CDS encoding D-alanyl-D-alanine carboxypeptidase family protein, which produces MRKAITFLIVFLMLFGNSHIACKKVFGESLQTQTPSLEISAKSAILVDFDTGRILYEKNSHEKLSPASITKIMTMILICEAIEKGRIKLSDRVVASQNASSLGGSQVYLKENEEMTVEELLKSIAIASANDACVALAEHIAGSVQEFVYMMNKKAKELGMLDTNFVNPYGLDAENHYTSAYDVAIMSRELLKHKIIRKYLTTWVDTIREGKFGLTNTNKLVRFYRGCTGVKTGSTDKAKFCVSASALRNGLHLIAVIMGAPDSKTRFNEATKLLDWGFANFSMYSPYSKGYCFGKVKIKNGIEKEVEAILSTDVKLLVKKGDESTVESKVALPQQISAPVKAGQKIGKLELWQEGKLLGAYDLIAKKNVQKRNLFDIFRILFRLEI; this is translated from the coding sequence GTGAGAAAAGCCATAACATTTTTGATAGTATTTCTTATGCTCTTTGGAAATTCACATATTGCCTGTAAAAAGGTATTTGGTGAGTCCCTTCAAACCCAAACACCGTCCTTAGAAATTTCAGCAAAATCAGCGATACTTGTTGACTTTGACACAGGAAGGATTCTTTACGAAAAGAACTCACATGAAAAACTTTCCCCAGCATCGATAACCAAGATAATGACCATGATTTTGATATGTGAAGCAATAGAAAAAGGTAGGATAAAACTTTCTGACAGAGTTGTTGCAAGTCAAAACGCATCAAGCCTTGGAGGGTCTCAAGTTTATCTTAAGGAAAATGAAGAGATGACAGTTGAAGAGCTTTTAAAATCAATTGCAATTGCCTCAGCAAATGATGCGTGTGTTGCACTTGCAGAGCACATTGCAGGAAGCGTCCAAGAATTTGTTTATATGATGAACAAAAAAGCAAAAGAACTTGGAATGCTTGACACAAACTTTGTAAATCCATATGGACTTGATGCTGAGAATCATTACACAAGCGCATATGATGTTGCAATAATGTCAAGAGAACTTTTAAAACACAAGATCATCAGAAAATACCTTACAACATGGGTAGATACCATAAGAGAAGGCAAATTTGGTCTTACAAATACAAACAAGCTTGTAAGGTTTTACAGAGGGTGCACGGGTGTCAAAACAGGTTCTACCGACAAAGCAAAGTTTTGTGTATCAGCATCGGCTTTGAGAAATGGCCTTCATTTAATTGCGGTTATAATGGGAGCGCCAGACAGCAAAACAAGGTTTAATGAGGCCACAAAGCTTTTGGATTGGGGTTTTGCAAATTTTTCAATGTACAGCCCTTATTCTAAAGGATATTGTTTTGGTAAGGTAAAGATAAAAAATGGAATTGAGAAAGAAGTAGAAGCAATTTTGAGCACAGATGTCAAACTTCTTGTTAAAAAAGGTGATGAAAGTACAGTTGAGTCAAAAGTGGCATTGCCTCAGCAAATATCAGCACCTGTGAAAGCTGGGCAAAAGATTGGAAAATTAGAACTATGGCAAGAAGGGAAATTGCTGGGTGCATATGACTTAATTGCCAAGAAGAATGTCCAAAAGAGAAATCTTTTTGATATTTTCCGCATACTTTTTAGGCTTGAAATCTGA
- a CDS encoding CapA family protein, with the protein MRKLLYALGSFIIILLIGINALFYYENMYIKKYIPVTEEVYRKPQQPTLPNTQQNKNTSAKNNSSSVKLKPQPKEYKASVFMAGDVFFNGYLLKSYYDRQSQAYTFGDILENVKDITYADISIFKFDSVVSDNIPISTYGKYNAPKEALDVLKSAGFNLAVLSSSHIFDGKVEGLQKTINNLKEAKIETVGVKLSQEEHTSKVFDINNIRIGVAAFTKELSSVYLGGSSTYKDFVSVLDRDEIQNELEYLKGLNCDIIIAYTNWGVENSNSVSFEQKEFAKELIKNGVDVVIGTHTHTIQPFEKVKVEDESGNIKEGIVFYSLGNFLCDQTVIFPYNRFGLTVRLDLVKKEDKLTKKISVEPIYIFRKTRRNASYYDFIVLKAKDILNRTDVKTSYIQYAKKLLEDVDKWLKSVQ; encoded by the coding sequence ATGAGGAAGCTTTTATATGCATTAGGGTCGTTTATCATAATACTTTTAATAGGCATAAATGCTCTTTTTTACTATGAAAACATGTACATCAAAAAATACATTCCTGTTACAGAAGAGGTTTACAGAAAACCTCAGCAACCGACTTTGCCAAATACACAACAGAATAAGAATACTTCTGCTAAAAACAATTCGTCCTCTGTTAAGCTTAAACCGCAGCCAAAAGAATACAAGGCAAGTGTGTTTATGGCAGGAGATGTGTTTTTCAACGGCTATCTGTTAAAATCTTATTATGACAGGCAATCCCAGGCTTATACATTCGGGGATATATTGGAGAACGTAAAAGATATCACTTATGCGGACATTAGTATTTTCAAGTTTGATAGTGTGGTTTCTGACAATATCCCCATTTCGACGTATGGAAAATACAACGCTCCAAAAGAGGCTTTAGATGTGCTCAAGTCAGCTGGATTTAATCTTGCGGTGCTTTCATCATCGCATATATTTGATGGAAAGGTGGAAGGTTTGCAGAAAACAATAAATAATTTGAAAGAGGCAAAGATTGAAACAGTAGGCGTTAAGCTTTCTCAGGAAGAGCACACTTCAAAGGTTTTTGATATAAACAACATAAGAATTGGCGTTGCTGCATTCACAAAAGAGCTTTCATCAGTCTATTTGGGAGGGAGCTCTACTTATAAGGATTTTGTAAGCGTTCTTGACAGGGATGAGATACAAAACGAGCTTGAGTACTTGAAAGGACTGAACTGTGACATTATAATAGCATATACAAACTGGGGAGTTGAAAATTCAAACTCAGTTAGTTTTGAGCAGAAAGAGTTTGCAAAGGAGCTTATAAAAAATGGTGTTGATGTTGTAATTGGTACTCATACTCATACAATTCAGCCGTTTGAAAAGGTTAAAGTTGAGGATGAGTCAGGCAACATAAAAGAGGGGATAGTATTTTATTCGCTTGGTAATTTCCTTTGCGACCAGACAGTAATCTTTCCATACAATAGGTTTGGCTTAACTGTAAGACTTGATCTTGTTAAAAAAGAAGATAAGCTCACTAAAAAGATATCAGTTGAGCCAATATATATCTTTAGAAAGACAAGAAGGAATGCAAGTTACTATGATTTTATTGTCCTTAAAGCAAAGGACATTTTAAATAGAACTGATGTAAAAACATCCTACATTCAATATGCCAAAAAATTGCTTGAAGATGTTGATAAATGGCTTAAAAGTGTGCAATAA